One Sphingomonas sp. LHG3406-1 genomic window carries:
- a CDS encoding YraN family protein translates to MSGARPDRAEAERRGRRAEAMAAWFLRVKGWTILGERVRTPVGEVDLVARRGNVLAFIEVKARATREAVEISLDQRRLQRVAAASELLVPRFLGDADTVRIDVIHIVPGHLPRHLVDVWQG, encoded by the coding sequence CTGAGCGGCGCCCGGCCTGACCGGGCGGAAGCCGAACGTCGGGGACGGCGAGCGGAGGCGATGGCGGCCTGGTTCCTGCGGGTGAAGGGCTGGACCATCCTCGGCGAGCGGGTGCGCACGCCCGTCGGGGAGGTCGACCTGGTCGCCAGGCGGGGCAACGTGCTGGCCTTCATCGAGGTGAAGGCGCGTGCGACCCGCGAAGCAGTCGAGATCTCGCTCGACCAGCGCCGCTTGCAGCGGGTCGCCGCGGCGTCCGAGCTGCTGGTCCCCCGTTTCCTCGGCGATGCCGACACGGTGCGGATCGACGTCATTCACATCGTCCCGGGACACTTGCCCCGCCACCTCGTCGACGTCTGGCAAGGATGA
- the rsmI gene encoding 16S rRNA (cytidine(1402)-2'-O)-methyltransferase produces MSTPPTPGLYIVATPIGNLGDLTPRAAELLRSCSLVLAEDKRVTTRLLMHAGASVPMRTYNDHSDAADRTAIVARLGSEAIALVSDAGTPLISDPGFKLVREARAAGHEIFTLPGPCAAIAALTLAGLPTDRFLFLGFLPPKEKSRAEAIAEVAAVRASLVLYESGPRLGASLAALAAGLGDREAAVARELTKFHEECVTGTLTQLADRYADAAPKGEIVIVVGPLAGAPEPTSDDLDAALRAAMQAGESPSRAAASVAARLGIKRKLAYERALELGR; encoded by the coding sequence ATGTCCACACCCCCGACGCCTGGCCTTTACATCGTCGCGACCCCGATCGGCAATCTTGGGGACCTCACGCCGCGTGCCGCCGAACTGCTGCGCAGCTGTTCCCTGGTGCTGGCCGAGGACAAGAGGGTAACCACCCGTCTCCTCATGCATGCCGGCGCTTCGGTGCCCATGCGCACCTACAACGACCATAGCGATGCCGCCGACCGGACCGCCATCGTCGCGCGTCTTGGTAGCGAGGCGATTGCGCTGGTCAGCGATGCGGGCACGCCGCTCATCAGCGATCCGGGTTTCAAGCTCGTGCGCGAGGCAAGGGCCGCGGGCCACGAGATTTTCACCCTTCCCGGACCCTGCGCAGCCATCGCGGCGCTGACATTGGCGGGCCTGCCGACCGATCGCTTCCTCTTTCTTGGCTTCCTCCCGCCGAAGGAGAAGTCGCGGGCCGAGGCCATCGCCGAAGTGGCGGCGGTGCGGGCCAGCCTCGTCCTCTACGAGAGCGGCCCGAGGCTCGGCGCGAGCCTGGCCGCGCTTGCCGCCGGGCTTGGCGACCGGGAGGCCGCGGTCGCCCGCGAGCTGACCAAGTTCCACGAAGAGTGCGTCACAGGCACCCTCACCCAGCTTGCGGATCGCTATGCCGATGCCGCGCCGAAGGGGGAGATCGTGATCGTGGTCGGTCCGCTCGCCGGTGCGCCCGAACCGACCAGCGACGACCTCGATGCGGCACTGCGCGCGGCGATGCAGGCCGGCGAGAGCCCCAGTCGTGCGGCTGCCAGCGTCGCTGCCCGGCTCGGAATCAAACGGAAGCTTGCCTATGAGCGGGCCCTGGAGCTCGGCCGCTGA
- a CDS encoding penicillin-binding protein activator, with amino-acid sequence MDILNVMAFSHEAAQGRRNFLFAAIGAALLAGCATGPVTRPIPATPVGTNKVAVLVPLSGPDAAVGRALGNAAKLALFDSGGKAFELTLYDTAAGGAAAAAGQAIAADHGLILGPLRADEVERVAPVARQARVPVIAFSNDVSAAAPGAYILGFTPGQAVERVVAQAAGAGARRFAALAPAGVYGQRSVQALAAAAQRAGGQVVAVESYSGPGGVRAAAARLAGRPHDAVLIADGPRVATLAAPALRPGTRILGTELWAAGNPGSTPRLRGAWYAAPTQGRWAQFVQRYRARYPGQGEPPRIASLGYDSVLLAVRASRSWAPGRRFPLGAIDDREGFAGVDGIFRFRSDNVAQRAFEVRQVTAGGSTLVSAAPSSF; translated from the coding sequence ATGGATATATTGAACGTCATGGCATTCTCGCATGAGGCCGCACAAGGCCGTCGCAACTTTCTCTTCGCAGCCATCGGCGCGGCACTGCTCGCCGGCTGCGCCACTGGACCCGTGACACGGCCAATCCCGGCCACTCCGGTTGGAACCAACAAGGTGGCGGTGCTGGTGCCGCTGAGCGGTCCCGACGCGGCGGTCGGGCGGGCGCTCGGCAACGCGGCGAAGCTCGCCCTATTCGACAGCGGCGGCAAGGCATTCGAACTGACCCTCTACGACACGGCGGCGGGCGGCGCGGCCGCCGCGGCCGGCCAGGCGATTGCGGCCGACCACGGCCTGATCCTCGGGCCGCTGAGAGCCGACGAGGTCGAGCGCGTGGCTCCGGTCGCCCGTCAGGCGCGAGTGCCGGTGATTGCCTTCTCCAACGACGTGAGTGCCGCCGCGCCGGGCGCCTACATCCTTGGCTTCACCCCTGGCCAGGCTGTCGAGCGGGTGGTCGCGCAGGCTGCAGGTGCCGGAGCCCGCCGCTTCGCCGCGCTCGCGCCTGCGGGCGTCTACGGACAACGCTCGGTCCAGGCGCTCGCGGCAGCCGCCCAGCGCGCCGGTGGGCAGGTGGTAGCCGTCGAGAGCTATTCCGGCCCAGGTGGCGTTCGGGCCGCGGCAGCCCGGCTTGCCGGCAGGCCGCATGATGCCGTCTTGATCGCCGATGGTCCTCGTGTCGCGACGCTCGCCGCTCCGGCCCTCCGGCCCGGCACCCGCATCCTCGGCACAGAGTTGTGGGCCGCCGGCAATCCCGGCTCGACGCCGCGGCTTCGCGGTGCCTGGTATGCTGCGCCGACACAGGGGCGGTGGGCGCAGTTCGTGCAGCGTTATCGCGCGCGCTACCCGGGCCAGGGCGAGCCACCGCGCATCGCCAGCCTTGGCTATGATTCGGTGCTGCTGGCGGTGCGGGCATCGCGCAGCTGGGCGCCGGGTCGGCGCTTTCCGCTCGGTGCCATCGACGACCGCGAGGGCTTCGCCGGGGTCGACGGCATTTTCCGGTTTCGCAGCGACAATGTCGCGCAGCGCGCCTTCGAAGTGCGGCAGGTGACCGCCGGCGGCTCGACCCTCGTGTCAGCGGCGCCGAGCAGCTTCTGA